The Haloplanus natans DSM 17983 DNA segment CGGTCGGTGAAACGGCCGTATCCCGCCGAGCGGAGTTTAAGTGGTTCGAGCGCCTACCTCGGTAGTAGATCGTGCAGGGAACCGACACGACCCCGACGACGGTGGACCGATGAGAGCGGTCGTCGCCAAGCGCGTCGAGCGTGGGGACGCCGATCTGAGCGAGATCGGGGAGCTCGCCCGCGCCGCGGGCTACGAGGTGGTCGGCGAGCTCACCCAGACCCGCGAGGAGGACGCCGCCTTCGCGTTCGGCGAGGGCAAGGTCGACGAACTCGCGGCGCTGTCGGTCGAGACCGGCGCCGACGCCGTGATCGTCGACAACCGTCTCGGCCCCTATCAAACGTACAACATCGGCGGCACGCTCCCGGAGGGTGTCGAGGTGATCGACCGCTTCACGCTCATCCTCGATATCTTCGGCCAGCGAGCGCAGACCCGCAAGGCCCAGTTACAGGTCGAACTCGCCGAACTCCGCTACGAACTGCCACGCGCCGAGGCCAAGACCAGCCTCGCCAAGCGCGACGAGCGCCCCGGGTTTATGGGGCTCGGCGAGTACGACGAGAGCCGCGAGCGCGACATCAAAAACCAGATCGCGGACATCAAGCGGGAACTCGACGCCATCGCGGAGAAAGAGGAGACACGCCGCGACCAGCGCCGCGAATCCGGCTTCGACCTCGTCGCGCTCGCGGGCTACACCAACGCCGGCAAGTCGACGCTGATGCGCCGCCTCGCCGCCGAACTCGACGTGGACGAGAACGAGGGCCGCCACCCGGACCTCGACACCACCGCCGAGAGCGAGGACCGCCTGTTCACCACGCTCGGCACCACCACCCGCCGTGCCGACACCGGAAAACGGGACGTGCTCCTCACCGACACCGTCGGCTTCGTCTCCGATCTTCCACACT contains these protein-coding regions:
- the hflX gene encoding GTPase HflX, producing MRAVVAKRVERGDADLSEIGELARAAGYEVVGELTQTREEDAAFAFGEGKVDELAALSVETGADAVIVDNRLGPYQTYNIGGTLPEGVEVIDRFTLILDIFGQRAQTRKAQLQVELAELRYELPRAEAKTSLAKRDERPGFMGLGEYDESRERDIKNQIADIKRELDAIAEKEETRRDQRRESGFDLVALAGYTNAGKSTLMRRLAAELDVDENEGRHPDLDTTAESEDRLFTTLGTTTRRADTGKRDVLLTDTVGFVSDLPHWLVESFESTLDSVYHADLVLLVVDASEPVEEMREKLVTCHDTLYERNEAPIVTVLNKIDRVDEDELAEKREALSALAPNPIAVSGLTGDRVDELRDRIERELPDWRFERLVLPLGDDTMSLVSWVHDHANVESEEYEGEQVVLEFEARPSVVERARAKASDLAAVDA